The following proteins are co-located in the Pleurocapsa minor HA4230-MV1 genome:
- a CDS encoding vitamin K epoxide reductase family protein: protein MRRRRSLPWIYRWSRPIIGAIAIAGAILTAYLTIAKLTGGGPVCSAESAGAGCGGVLDSDYATVFGLPLSLFGCLAYISMAAFALIPLAINSDTQKKLKQQVENATWWLLLAGSIAMAVFSGYLMYILATELKTVCPYCIASAMFALSLLILTLTGRDWEDLGQILFTGTIVGLLTIVVTLGIYSGINNNAIADEVVDPRDGKIAITEPTGNYTAPYGWKVTSVSGEAEIELAKHLTATGAKKYGAYWCPHCFEQKQLFGEEAFDEINYIECAPEGKNPQPDVCRAAKIQSFPTWEIDGKFYPGIKTPEELAEMSNYQGNKDFKYKL, encoded by the coding sequence ATGCGCCGTCGTCGTTCTCTACCTTGGATTTATCGTTGGTCAAGACCAATTATTGGTGCGATCGCGATCGCAGGAGCAATCCTCACTGCTTATCTTACTATTGCTAAACTTACTGGAGGAGGGCCAGTTTGCTCGGCTGAATCTGCTGGTGCTGGCTGTGGAGGAGTTTTAGACAGTGACTATGCAACGGTGTTTGGTTTACCTCTAAGTCTATTTGGCTGTCTAGCTTATATCAGCATGGCTGCTTTTGCCTTAATTCCTCTAGCTATTAATTCAGACACGCAAAAGAAACTCAAGCAGCAGGTGGAAAATGCTACTTGGTGGCTATTGTTGGCGGGGAGTATCGCGATGGCGGTATTTAGTGGCTACTTGATGTATATTTTGGCAACGGAATTAAAAACTGTTTGTCCCTACTGTATTGCCTCGGCGATGTTTGCTCTCAGCCTCTTGATTTTGACCCTTACTGGTCGCGATTGGGAAGATTTGGGTCAAATCTTGTTTACAGGAACAATTGTCGGCTTGTTAACGATTGTCGTGACGCTAGGCATCTATTCAGGAATTAATAACAATGCGATCGCTGATGAGGTAGTCGATCCTAGAGACGGTAAAATTGCCATTACTGAGCCGACAGGAAACTACACTGCGCCCTATGGTTGGAAAGTCACTTCAGTTTCTGGAGAAGCGGAAATTGAATTAGCCAAACATTTAACAGCTACAGGCGCTAAAAAGTATGGTGCTTATTGGTGTCCCCACTGCTTTGAACAGAAGCAATTATTTGGTGAAGAAGCATTTGACGAGATTAACTATATTGAGTGCGCTCCTGAAGGTAAAAATCCGCAACCAGATGTTTGTCGAGCAGCAAAAATTCAATCATTTCCTACCTGGGAAATTGACGGTAAGTTTTATCCAGGAATCAAAACTCCCGAAGAGTTAGCCGAAATGTCTAATTATCAGGGTAATAAAGACTTTAAGTACAAGCTTTAA
- a CDS encoding BtpA/SgcQ family protein: MELKHIFQVDNPVIGVVHLAPLPTSPRWQGKLHEVIARAEQEATALAAGGVDGIIIENFFDAPFAKDCVDPAVVSAMTLIVDRLKGMVMLPIGINVLRNDARSAMAIATCTQVQFIRVNVLTGVMATDQGLIEGKAYEILRYRRELGSEVAILADVLVKHARPLGTPNLTTAVKDTIERGLADGVILSGWATGSPPTQEDLELASAAAGDTPVFIGSGADWTNISQLMQAADGVIVSSSLKRQGKISETIDPIRVSQFVEAARSTPPKTKLHSESNASVKQWR; this comes from the coding sequence GTGGAATTAAAACATATTTTTCAAGTAGATAATCCAGTAATTGGTGTGGTTCATTTAGCTCCCCTACCTACCTCCCCCCGTTGGCAAGGCAAACTACATGAGGTAATTGCCAGAGCCGAACAAGAAGCTACAGCTTTAGCAGCAGGAGGGGTAGACGGAATTATCATCGAAAACTTTTTTGATGCTCCTTTTGCCAAGGATTGTGTGGATCCCGCTGTGGTTAGCGCCATGACCTTAATTGTCGATCGCCTTAAGGGGATGGTCATGTTACCCATTGGGATCAATGTTTTGCGTAATGATGCTCGTAGCGCCATGGCGATCGCTACCTGTACTCAGGTTCAGTTTATTCGAGTTAATGTTTTAACGGGAGTAATGGCAACAGATCAAGGGTTAATTGAAGGCAAAGCTTATGAAATACTCAGATATCGTCGTGAATTAGGCTCAGAAGTCGCAATTTTGGCAGATGTTCTGGTTAAACATGCGCGTCCTTTGGGAACACCAAATTTAACTACCGCTGTTAAAGATACGATTGAACGAGGTTTGGCAGATGGGGTGATTTTATCGGGATGGGCAACGGGTAGTCCACCAACCCAAGAAGATTTGGAATTAGCCTCCGCAGCAGCAGGAGATACCCCTGTATTTATTGGCAGTGGTGCAGACTGGACAAATATCTCGCAGTTAATGCAGGCAGCCGATGGGGTAATTGTCTCTAGCTCCCTCAAGCGCCAGGGCAAGATTAGCGAGACGATCGATCCGATTAGAGTATCTCAGTTTGTCGAAGCAGCTAGATCGACTCCCCCCAAGACCAAATTGCATTCAGAATCGAATGCTTCGGTTAAGCAGTGGCGTTAG
- the rimO gene encoding 30S ribosomal protein S12 methylthiotransferase RimO, translating to MANKPTIAISHLGCEKNRIDSEHMLGLLAQAGYQVDSNEELADYVIVNTCSFIQAAREESVRTLVELAEADKKIVITGCMAQHFQGELLAELPEAVAVVGSGDYHKIVDVIERTQTGERVEEVTPEPVYIADETVPRYRTTTEGVAYLRVAEGCDYRCAFCIIPHLRGNQRSRSIESIVAEAKSLASQGVQEIVLISQITTNYGVDLYGKPMLAELLKELGKVDVAWVRIHYAYPTGLTPEVLAAIRETPNVLPYLDLPLQHSHPEILRAMNRPWQGRVNDGIIERIKAELPGAVLRTTFIVGFPGESEAHFQHLVDFVERHQFDHVGVFTFSPEEETPAYNMADQVAPEIAAQRRDILMETQQPIAAAKNSSCVGQRVDVLLEQEHPETGQLVGRSARFAPEVDGLVYVRGSASLGSIVSVDITAADVYDLYGEIAVAAYTAS from the coding sequence ATGGCAAACAAGCCAACCATAGCTATATCCCACTTGGGATGTGAAAAGAACCGTATAGATTCAGAGCATATGCTGGGCTTGCTAGCTCAAGCAGGCTATCAAGTAGACTCCAACGAAGAGCTAGCCGATTATGTAATTGTCAATACCTGTAGCTTTATTCAGGCTGCGCGGGAAGAATCAGTTCGTACTTTAGTTGAATTAGCCGAAGCCGACAAAAAAATAGTCATTACTGGCTGTATGGCGCAGCACTTTCAGGGGGAACTTTTAGCCGAGTTACCAGAAGCTGTAGCCGTCGTGGGCAGTGGAGATTACCACAAAATTGTGGATGTTATTGAGCGCACCCAAACAGGAGAAAGGGTTGAGGAAGTGACCCCTGAACCCGTGTATATTGCTGACGAAACTGTTCCGCGCTACCGCACTACTACAGAGGGAGTAGCATATTTGAGAGTCGCCGAAGGCTGTGACTACCGCTGTGCCTTCTGTATTATTCCTCATCTAAGGGGTAATCAGCGATCGCGATCGATTGAATCCATCGTTGCCGAAGCAAAATCTTTGGCAAGTCAAGGAGTACAAGAAATTGTCTTAATTTCTCAGATCACCACCAACTATGGTGTGGATCTTTATGGCAAGCCGATGTTAGCCGAGTTGCTTAAGGAGTTAGGCAAGGTTGATGTAGCTTGGGTCAGGATTCACTACGCTTATCCTACGGGACTCACCCCCGAAGTATTAGCTGCCATTAGAGAGACACCTAATGTTTTGCCCTATCTCGATCTCCCTCTACAGCATTCTCATCCTGAGATTTTGCGGGCGATGAACCGACCTTGGCAGGGAAGAGTGAATGATGGCATTATTGAGCGAATTAAGGCAGAACTTCCAGGAGCAGTGCTACGTACCACCTTTATTGTTGGGTTTCCTGGAGAATCAGAGGCTCATTTTCAACATTTAGTAGATTTTGTCGAACGCCATCAGTTTGACCACGTTGGAGTGTTTACCTTCTCCCCTGAAGAGGAGACTCCCGCCTACAACATGGCAGATCAAGTAGCGCCTGAAATTGCAGCTCAACGTCGAGACATTCTGATGGAGACACAGCAACCTATTGCTGCTGCTAAAAACAGTTCTTGTGTCGGTCAACGAGTAGATGTTTTGCTAGAGCAAGAACACCCTGAGACAGGACAGCTAGTAGGTCGCTCCGCACGCTTCGCGCCAGAAGTAGACGGCTTAGTGTACGTGCGTGGTTCAGCTTCTCTCGGTTCTATAGTTTCAGTAGATATTACCGCTGCTGATGTCTATGACCTCTACGGAGAAATAGCAGTTGCAGCTTACACAGCTTCCTAA
- a CDS encoding DEAD/DEAH box helicase, which produces MTTTFKDLGLSTSTLLQLEELGFTDPTQIQQDAVPALLQGKDIVGQSQTGTGKTAAFALPALELVDADNRAVQALILTPTRELAQQVGEAINDFSSKERRVFSLTVYGGQSIERQISRLRRGVQIVVGTPGRVIDLLERRELVLDQLKLAILDEADEMLSMGFIDDIKKILRRTPDSRQTACLSATMPREIKDLINNFLTDPVYITVKQQEAAPTRIDQRVYLVPRGWQKIKALQPILEIEEPDSAIIFVRTKRTASELTSKLQEAGHSVDEYHGNLSQIQRERLVKRFREGKVKMVVATDIAARGLDVQDLTHVINYDLPDNTETYIHRIGRTGRAGKTGTALAIAQAGDRRAIKQIERRMRATLETVQIPNRAQVEAKRIGKLNSRIKETLAGERMASFLPLVRELGSEYDAQAIAAAALQMVYDRDCPNWMKGEWDVPEDTDSFSKPLIKGKKSSRSAHKTNYNKSKSMPRTKPQGKLRSGVIIEQ; this is translated from the coding sequence ATGACGACGACTTTTAAAGATTTAGGATTATCCACTAGCACTTTATTACAACTAGAAGAGTTGGGTTTTACCGATCCAACACAAATTCAACAAGATGCAGTACCCGCTTTACTTCAAGGTAAAGATATTGTCGGTCAATCCCAGACAGGGACAGGTAAAACCGCAGCCTTTGCTCTACCTGCTCTTGAACTTGTTGATGCTGATAACAGAGCTGTACAGGCGTTGATTTTAACCCCTACCAGAGAATTAGCGCAGCAGGTTGGAGAAGCCATTAACGATTTCTCTTCAAAAGAAAGAAGAGTTTTTTCGCTGACGGTTTATGGTGGTCAATCGATCGAAAGACAGATTAGTAGATTGCGTCGCGGAGTCCAGATCGTTGTTGGTACTCCTGGGCGAGTAATTGACTTGCTAGAACGTCGCGAACTAGTTTTAGATCAGCTCAAGCTGGCAATTCTGGATGAAGCAGATGAAATGTTAAGCATGGGTTTTATTGATGATATCAAGAAAATTTTGCGTCGAACTCCCGATTCCAGACAAACTGCCTGTTTATCGGCTACCATGCCTCGTGAAATTAAAGATCTAATCAACAACTTTTTGACTGACCCAGTTTATATTACGGTTAAACAACAAGAAGCTGCTCCCACGCGGATCGATCAGCGCGTATATTTAGTACCCCGTGGCTGGCAGAAAATTAAGGCATTGCAGCCCATTTTAGAAATTGAAGAACCAGATTCGGCAATTATCTTTGTGCGCACCAAGCGGACTGCTAGTGAACTAACTAGTAAACTACAAGAAGCAGGTCACAGCGTTGATGAATATCATGGTAATTTAAGCCAAATTCAGCGAGAAAGACTAGTTAAGCGCTTCCGTGAGGGCAAGGTAAAAATGGTCGTAGCAACAGACATTGCTGCCAGAGGTTTGGATGTTCAGGATCTAACTCATGTGATCAACTACGATTTACCCGATAACACAGAAACTTATATTCACCGTATTGGTCGTACTGGTCGTGCAGGTAAAACAGGGACAGCTCTGGCTATTGCTCAAGCTGGGGATCGACGTGCCATCAAACAGATTGAACGTCGTATGCGAGCTACATTAGAAACCGTCCAGATTCCCAATCGGGCGCAGGTAGAAGCCAAGCGCATTGGTAAGCTCAATAGCAGAATTAAAGAAACCCTAGCAGGAGAAAGAATGGCATCCTTCCTACCTTTGGTTAGAGAACTGGGTAGTGAATATGATGCACAGGCGATCGCTGCTGCGGCTCTCCAAATGGTCTATGACCGCGATTGTCCTAACTGGATGAAAGGAGAGTGGGATGTTCCCGAAGATACTGATAGCTTCAGCAAGCCACTAATCAAGGGCAAGAAAAGTAGTCGTTCTGCGCATAAAACTAATTACAATAAATCTAAATCGATGCCAAGAACTAAGCCTCAAGGTAAGTTAAGATCGGGAGTGATTATCGAGCAGTAG
- a CDS encoding threonine synthase, whose product MTLSIPSNLSYPTIAKTANNWQGLIETYRSYLPVSAATPVISLLEGNTPLIPVPAIANRLGRGVKVYAKYDGLNPTGSFKDRGMTMAISKAKEEGAKAVICASTGNTSAAAAAYARRAGMKAFVIIPDGYVALGKLAQALLYGAEVIAIDGNFDDALNIVREMAERYPVTLVNSVNPYRLQGQKTAAFEVVDVLGNAPDWLCIPVGNAGNISAYWMGFCEYRTAGKCSSLPKMMGFQAAGAAPFVSGTKVDKPETLATAIRIGNPANWSKAIAVQEASGGEFNSVTDEEILAAYRILASEEGIFCEPASAASVAGLLKVKDRVPNDATVVCVLTGNGLKDPSSAVEHSFNELKQGIPNDLAKVAEVMGF is encoded by the coding sequence GTGACTCTGAGTATTCCAAGCAACTTGTCTTACCCCACTATCGCCAAGACGGCGAATAACTGGCAGGGTTTAATTGAAACCTATCGTTCCTATCTGCCCGTTAGCGCTGCTACTCCCGTAATTAGCTTATTGGAAGGTAATACACCTTTGATTCCCGTGCCAGCGATCGCCAATCGGCTTGGTCGTGGAGTCAAAGTGTATGCCAAGTATGACGGTCTCAATCCCACGGGGAGCTTTAAAGATCGGGGAATGACGATGGCGATTTCTAAAGCTAAGGAGGAAGGAGCTAAAGCAGTTATCTGTGCCAGTACAGGCAATACTTCCGCTGCTGCTGCTGCCTATGCTCGACGAGCAGGTATGAAGGCTTTCGTGATTATTCCTGATGGTTACGTGGCTTTGGGTAAACTAGCTCAGGCGCTACTATATGGGGCAGAGGTCATTGCCATCGACGGTAATTTTGATGATGCCCTAAATATCGTGCGCGAAATGGCCGAAAGATATCCTGTCACCTTGGTCAATTCAGTCAATCCTTATCGTCTTCAGGGACAAAAAACCGCAGCTTTTGAAGTAGTAGACGTGTTGGGGAATGCTCCAGACTGGCTTTGTATTCCTGTAGGCAACGCTGGTAATATCAGCGCTTACTGGATGGGTTTTTGTGAATATCGCACCGCGGGTAAATGTTCTAGTTTACCCAAAATGATGGGCTTCCAGGCTGCTGGCGCTGCTCCTTTCGTTTCTGGAACAAAAGTTGACAAGCCTGAAACTCTAGCTACGGCAATTAGAATTGGTAATCCTGCTAACTGGTCAAAAGCGATCGCCGTCCAAGAAGCTAGTGGAGGGGAGTTTAATTCCGTAACCGACGAAGAAATTTTAGCTGCCTATCGCATTTTGGCATCAGAAGAAGGAATATTTTGTGAACCTGCTAGTGCTGCATCCGTAGCTGGGTTACTGAAGGTCAAAGATCGTGTCCCTAATGATGCTACCGTGGTCTGTGTGCTGACGGGGAATGGTCTTAAAGATCCTAGTAGTGCAGTAGAACATAGTTTCAACGAACTTAAGCAAGGTATTCCTAACGATCTTGCCAAAGTAGCTGAAGTAATGGGCTTTTAA
- the trmFO gene encoding FADH(2)-oxidizing methylenetetrahydrofolate--tRNA-(uracil(54)-C(5))-methyltransferase TrmFO — translation MSQSKVTVIGGGLAGTEAAWQIAQAGVAVTLYEMRPMRTSPAHHTEELAELVCSNSFGAKNSDRAAGLLHEELRRLGSQVIAMADRHAVPAGGALAVDRAVFSSELTRALASHPLVEFKRTEITEIPQEGIVVLTTGPLTSPSLAQNLQQFTGMEYMSFFDAASPIIVGESIDRERAFLASRYDKGEAAYLNCPLNKEQYLQFQQELCQAEQVELKDFERESAKFFEGCLPIEELAQRGEDTMRYGPLKPVGLFDARLGDFRDPDNRGKRPYAVVQLRQEDKAGQLWNMVGFQTNLRWSEQKRVFRLIPGLEQAEFVRMGVMHRNTFINSPQLLEPTLQFKHQQNVLAAGQLVGTEGYTAAVAGGWLAGTNAARLALGQRPLAMPETTMMGALFEFISSASPKHFQPMPPNFGIIPPLATKVKNKQERYGQYRDRSLADLTKWTTILSEALVLN, via the coding sequence ATGAGTCAAAGTAAAGTAACCGTAATTGGAGGTGGTCTAGCAGGAACAGAAGCAGCCTGGCAGATTGCTCAAGCAGGGGTAGCAGTAACTCTTTACGAAATGCGCCCGATGAGAACCTCGCCTGCTCACCATACTGAAGAACTGGCAGAGTTAGTTTGTAGCAACTCTTTTGGGGCGAAAAATAGCGATCGCGCAGCAGGCTTACTCCATGAAGAATTACGCCGTTTGGGTTCTCAGGTAATTGCCATGGCGGATCGCCATGCTGTTCCCGCAGGAGGAGCATTAGCAGTAGATCGCGCCGTATTTAGCAGTGAATTAACTCGCGCTTTAGCCAGTCATCCCCTGGTGGAATTTAAGCGAACCGAGATTACCGAGATTCCCCAAGAGGGTATTGTGGTTCTAACTACAGGCCCTCTAACCAGTCCGAGCCTAGCCCAAAATCTCCAGCAATTTACAGGCATGGAGTATATGAGCTTTTTTGATGCTGCCAGTCCCATTATCGTCGGGGAGTCAATCGACAGAGAACGGGCTTTTTTGGCATCCCGCTATGACAAGGGAGAAGCAGCTTATCTTAACTGTCCGCTGAATAAGGAGCAGTATCTCCAGTTTCAACAAGAGCTATGCCAAGCAGAACAGGTAGAATTAAAAGATTTTGAACGAGAAAGCGCCAAGTTTTTTGAAGGCTGTTTGCCGATTGAAGAATTAGCTCAACGGGGGGAAGACACCATGCGCTATGGCCCTTTAAAACCTGTGGGGTTATTTGATGCTCGTTTAGGCGATTTTCGCGATCCCGACAACCGTGGTAAGCGTCCTTATGCAGTGGTGCAGCTGCGACAGGAAGACAAGGCGGGTCAACTGTGGAATATGGTAGGTTTCCAAACTAATTTACGTTGGTCAGAGCAAAAGCGAGTTTTCCGTCTGATCCCAGGGTTAGAGCAGGCAGAATTTGTGCGGATGGGAGTGATGCACCGCAACACCTTTATTAATTCACCCCAGCTACTAGAACCTACTTTACAGTTCAAACATCAGCAAAATGTTTTGGCAGCAGGACAGCTAGTGGGGACAGAAGGCTACACCGCAGCAGTGGCAGGGGGCTGGTTAGCAGGAACTAATGCAGCTCGCTTGGCGCTGGGACAACGACCTCTAGCGATGCCTGAAACCACTATGATGGGTGCATTGTTTGAGTTTATTAGCTCTGCCTCGCCTAAACATTTCCAGCCTATGCCACCTAACTTTGGGATTATTCCTCCCTTAGCCACTAAAGTCAAGAACAAGCAAGAAAGATATGGTCAGTATCGCGATCGCTCTTTAGCCGATCTGACTAAGTGGACAACAATCTTGTCCGAAGCCTTAGTTCTCAATTAG
- a CDS encoding serine/threonine phosphatase, whose product MLICPQCEFENPESNRFCQSCGVSLTHKVCCQCQASIPIKAKICNACGAANHTVLWAIISQTKTLQLDAQPELAQAVSDINHQSAVEIASLADLFAHSQSKATPAFQIQTDTEQTYNRYALKTEPDLARRLSLSNTHNFSRAFIQSQVIDQYPLQKSHLATLQKQQMDLFTELSQDLNDSYLAVTEYWNLIGLPTHALPYLILEKYTPTIPKIYDAWQQQDQGVVLLPDRSQWQLVTELWSQQQLSLAQIVWFLDEMTKLWQPLQRISCAQSLLVQENWRLDEDQAFCLQQLYMDGDQTLTLKDLAQTWQFCFAKSHLNQIEQLNLLLNKMIAGEIIEVEQLRLELHNLGLDEPEVEFLDSNEPDLANTTLFEPKMTESESEAIARREARKAKREKPREPSRREAVAIKGIPSDRAIEQEASAKAYPKGSTGASSSPDPLGKPVVLKDIASQPEIFFEETDDDMMYSSEFEEQATAMISMHLKDLTDACCTNIGVQRNHNEDFFGIKTTIEKIENNTEKNLSVRGLYIVCDGMGGHAAGEVASAMAVENLQKYFQTHWQSELPTHEIIESGVLLANKVLYQTNIENSRSGSGRMGTTLVMALLQDTQLAIAHVGDSRIYRLSRKQGLEQLTLDHEVGQREINRGVEPEIAYGRPDAYQLTQALGPRENNGIRPEIKFLEITEDCLILLCSDGMSDNDFIEENWSQHLEPLISSQANLQDGLFKLVDLANEHNGHDNITAILLRIKLKPDF is encoded by the coding sequence ATGCTTATATGTCCCCAGTGTGAATTTGAAAATCCTGAGTCCAACAGATTTTGTCAAAGTTGCGGTGTTTCTTTGACTCATAAAGTTTGTTGTCAATGTCAAGCAAGTATTCCTATTAAAGCCAAAATTTGCAATGCTTGCGGTGCTGCTAACCACACTGTTCTATGGGCAATAATCTCTCAAACAAAAACTTTGCAACTCGATGCTCAACCAGAATTAGCTCAGGCTGTTAGTGATATTAATCATCAATCAGCAGTAGAAATCGCTAGCTTGGCAGATTTATTTGCTCATAGCCAGTCAAAAGCTACTCCTGCCTTCCAAATTCAAACGGATACAGAACAGACCTACAATCGTTATGCGCTCAAAACCGAGCCAGATTTGGCAAGACGCTTGAGCTTGAGCAATACCCATAATTTTTCTCGTGCATTTATCCAGAGTCAGGTAATCGATCAATATCCCCTACAAAAATCTCATTTGGCAACCTTGCAAAAACAGCAAATGGATTTATTCACTGAATTAAGTCAAGACTTAAACGATTCTTATTTAGCGGTAACTGAATACTGGAATTTGATCGGCTTGCCTACTCACGCCCTACCATATCTAATTTTAGAAAAATATACGCCAACAATTCCCAAAATTTATGATGCTTGGCAACAACAAGATCAAGGAGTTGTTCTGTTACCAGATCGTTCTCAATGGCAATTAGTTACTGAACTATGGTCACAGCAGCAATTATCCCTAGCGCAAATTGTTTGGTTTTTGGATGAAATGACCAAGCTTTGGCAACCATTGCAGCGAATTAGCTGCGCTCAAAGTCTTTTAGTCCAGGAAAATTGGCGGCTAGATGAAGACCAAGCTTTTTGTCTCCAGCAATTATATATGGATGGGGATCAAACACTAACCTTAAAAGACTTAGCTCAAACTTGGCAGTTTTGTTTTGCCAAATCTCATCTAAATCAGATTGAACAGCTAAATTTGCTCCTCAACAAAATGATCGCAGGAGAAATTATCGAAGTTGAACAGTTGAGATTAGAACTGCATAATCTAGGTTTGGACGAGCCTGAAGTTGAATTCTTAGATAGCAATGAACCAGATCTAGCTAATACTACCCTTTTTGAACCTAAAATGACTGAATCAGAATCTGAGGCGATCGCACGACGAGAAGCACGAAAAGCGAAGCGTGAAAAGCCCCGTGAGCCATCGCGACGCGAAGCCGTTGCCATAAAGGGAATCCCTTCGGATCGGGCTATTGAGCAAGAAGCTAGTGCTAAAGCATACCCTAAAGGATCTACAGGCGCGTCCAGCTCCCCAGATCCTTTAGGGAAGCCAGTCGTCCTAAAAGACATCGCTTCTCAACCTGAAATTTTCTTTGAAGAAACTGACGATGATATGATGTACTCCAGTGAGTTTGAAGAACAGGCAACAGCCATGATTTCCATGCATCTCAAAGACCTTACTGATGCTTGCTGCACCAATATTGGAGTTCAAAGAAATCACAATGAAGATTTTTTTGGCATAAAAACTACGATTGAAAAGATCGAGAACAACACCGAAAAGAATTTAAGCGTTCGCGGTTTATATATAGTTTGTGACGGTATGGGAGGACACGCAGCAGGGGAAGTGGCTAGTGCGATGGCGGTTGAAAATCTGCAAAAATATTTTCAAACACATTGGCAATCAGAATTACCCACTCACGAGATCATTGAATCTGGAGTGCTGTTAGCTAATAAAGTTCTCTATCAGACCAACATTGAGAATTCCCGTTCTGGTAGTGGCAGGATGGGAACAACTTTGGTGATGGCATTATTACAGGATACTCAACTGGCGATCGCTCATGTCGGAGACAGTCGTATTTATCGTCTCAGTCGCAAACAGGGGTTGGAACAGTTGACCTTAGACCACGAAGTTGGTCAAAGAGAAATTAATCGAGGAGTAGAACCTGAGATAGCCTATGGTCGACCCGATGCCTATCAGTTAACCCAAGCATTAGGGCCTAGAGAGAATAACGGTATTCGACCTGAGATTAAATTTCTGGAAATTACGGAAGACTGCTTGATCTTACTTTGTTCCGATGGTATGTCTGATAATGATTTTATTGAGGAAAATTGGTCACAGCATCTAGAGCCTTTAATTAGTTCTCAAGCAAATCTACAAGATGGTTTATTTAAATTAGTAGATCTGGCCAACGAGCATAATGGTCATGATAATATTACCGCTATTCTGCTTAGAATTAAATTAAAGCCTGATTTCTAG
- a CDS encoding protein kinase — protein MVIFTLLEPQTNQPLQQWEFSEQSMIRIGRAQNNDIVLHGYFQVSRQHLELNLIDPQQEKWQLISRGTNGTLINNSFVTEAVVNHDDLIRLAENGPVFKFELKSYLAPSQPELEQTNILSSPEVCDHRDNPEGSIFCRHCGQPVVEDEHFVGSYQILRTLGRGGMGTTYLAWDRNRTVQNAPMLLVLKEMNADMARIAKARELFEREARILKSLEHPGIPKYYDFFVENNRKYIVMELIHGHNLEQFVNQRGATDPKRTISWMIQICDILEYLHHLEPPLVHRDIKPANLMLRNLDGRLMLLDFGAVKELGTALETRIGVEGYSAPEQYRGKPCPQSDIYGVGTTIIFLLTGKAPMQYYRYQSNKFEFDIENIPNVPANLAKILQIACQPEPRDRYQTAQELAEALATCL, from the coding sequence ATGGTCATTTTTACGCTTTTAGAGCCACAGACAAATCAACCACTACAACAGTGGGAATTTTCTGAACAATCAATGATTCGGATTGGTCGTGCGCAAAATAACGACATTGTTCTGCATGGCTATTTTCAAGTTTCGCGACAGCATTTAGAATTGAACCTCATCGATCCCCAACAAGAAAAATGGCAGCTGATTAGTAGAGGAACAAACGGCACACTAATTAATAATAGTTTTGTGACTGAAGCCGTTGTCAATCATGATGACCTAATTAGGCTGGCAGAAAATGGGCCTGTATTTAAGTTTGAACTAAAATCTTATTTAGCGCCATCACAGCCTGAACTAGAACAAACCAACATTCTTAGTAGTCCAGAGGTTTGCGATCACCGAGATAATCCAGAGGGCAGTATTTTTTGTCGGCACTGTGGACAACCCGTCGTGGAAGATGAACACTTTGTTGGCTCATATCAAATTCTCCGAACTTTAGGCAGAGGAGGTATGGGAACTACTTATCTGGCTTGGGATCGCAATCGTACTGTGCAAAACGCACCGATGCTGTTAGTTCTCAAAGAAATGAACGCAGATATGGCTCGGATCGCTAAAGCCAGAGAATTATTTGAACGAGAAGCTCGTATTTTAAAGTCTTTAGAGCATCCTGGTATTCCTAAATATTATGATTTTTTTGTGGAAAATAATCGCAAGTATATTGTCATGGAGTTAATTCATGGTCATAATTTGGAACAGTTTGTCAACCAAAGAGGGGCAACAGACCCTAAAAGGACGATCTCTTGGATGATCCAAATTTGCGATATCTTGGAATATTTACATCATTTAGAGCCTCCTTTAGTCCATCGCGATATCAAGCCTGCTAACTTAATGCTGAGAAATCTAGATGGTCGTTTGATGTTGCTTGATTTTGGTGCAGTCAAAGAACTGGGTACTGCTTTAGAAACTCGCATTGGCGTGGAAGGCTATAGCGCTCCCGAACAATATCGAGGCAAACCCTGTCCTCAATCTGATATTTATGGCGTTGGTACGACAATTATTTTCTTGCTGACGGGGAAAGCACCTATGCAATACTATCGCTATCAAAGTAACAAATTTGAGTTTGATATTGAAAATATTCCCAATGTACCAGCTAATTTGGCTAAAATTCTCCAGATTGCTTGTCAACCAGAGCCAAGAGATCGCTATCAAACAGCCCAAGAGCTTGCCGAGGCTTTAGCTACCTGTCTTTAA